The Octadecabacter arcticus 238 genome contains a region encoding:
- a CDS encoding MarR family winged helix-turn-helix transcriptional regulator, whose translation MNQQTDSLAVALFSEILTVDQLARNTVAKALPKGMELSHFSVLNHLARALIEKTPAQLALTFHLTRGAMTNTLRKLENSGYVHIRPDWEDARRKLVTISPAGLSARDAAMAAIAPIIARAVDKVGYETVRPILPVMRELRIKLSQEE comes from the coding sequence ATGAATCAGCAGACCGACAGCCTCGCAGTTGCCTTGTTTAGTGAAATCCTCACTGTGGACCAACTTGCACGTAATACTGTCGCCAAGGCGCTGCCTAAGGGGATGGAGCTGTCGCATTTTTCCGTTCTCAATCATCTTGCTCGCGCCCTGATTGAAAAAACACCAGCACAATTGGCACTGACGTTTCATCTGACTCGTGGGGCGATGACGAACACTCTGCGCAAGCTTGAAAATTCTGGCTACGTGCACATTCGACCTGACTGGGAAGACGCGCGGCGCAAGTTGGTAACGATCAGTCCGGCGGGTCTGAGCGCCCGGGATGCAGCCATGGCTGCCATCGCACCGATCATTGCACGGGCCGTCGACAAGGTTGGATATGAAACTGTCCGTCCGATCCTGCCCGTCATGCGGGAATTACGGATCAAGTTGAGCCAAGAGGAATGA
- a CDS encoding IS5 family transposase, producing MAWTKLTRRQHDRNGDKYASDMNDAEWALIAPSMPPPKTTGRPRTTRLRDVVDALLYIATTGCQWRMLPNDFPPVSTVRGYFYAWRDDGLLDEINQKLVEAARLAENRKAQPTAGVIDSQSVKTTESGGTRGYDAGKRIKGRKRHIVTDTVGLLIGLVVHSAGIQDRDGAPDVLKVIALRYPSLRHVFADGGYAGPKLRDALKALGRWTVQIVKRSDTAEGFEVLPRRWVVERTFAWLNRCRRLSKDWEKSIASAEAWILIAHIRRVTRHLTKN from the coding sequence ATGGCTTGGACTAAACTCACCCGCCGTCAACATGACCGAAATGGCGATAAATACGCAAGCGATATGAACGATGCGGAATGGGCGTTGATAGCGCCTTCAATGCCGCCACCGAAGACAACTGGTCGGCCCCGTACGACACGTTTGCGCGACGTGGTTGACGCGCTCCTCTACATTGCAACGACCGGATGCCAATGGCGTATGTTGCCCAACGACTTCCCTCCGGTTTCAACGGTTCGGGGCTATTTCTACGCGTGGCGTGATGACGGCTTGCTTGATGAGATAAATCAGAAGCTGGTCGAAGCTGCGCGTCTGGCCGAGAACCGCAAAGCCCAGCCAACGGCAGGGGTCATAGATAGCCAGAGCGTAAAAACCACTGAAAGCGGTGGTACTAGGGGGTATGATGCGGGCAAACGGATCAAGGGCCGCAAGCGCCACATCGTAACCGATACGGTTGGATTGCTGATAGGCTTGGTGGTCCACAGCGCCGGAATTCAGGACCGGGATGGCGCACCCGATGTGCTGAAAGTGATCGCCTTGCGCTATCCATCATTGCGACATGTATTTGCGGATGGCGGGTATGCAGGACCCAAACTGCGGGACGCGCTAAAGGCCCTCGGCCGATGGACCGTCCAGATCGTCAAACGCTCTGACACCGCGGAGGGCTTTGAAGTGCTGCCGCGGCGGTGGGTCGTCGAGCGCACCTTCGCCTGGCTGAACCGATGTCGCCGCCTATCGAAAGATTGGGAGAAATCCATCGCAAGCGCAGAGGCTTGGATCCTCATCGCGCATATCAGACGCGTCACACGGCATCTCACAAAGAATTGA
- a CDS encoding GNAT family N-acetyltransferase — translation MDDWTKAEALQAEVGLEDGRDPKFYGPYLARRNAGRRDQITKGISQWFGAFDGYRIVAQLGMFHDDSIARYQYVETRATHRRRGICSALLRWAVRRMLTLSLWLRPTPMLDVCTVKWDLPTLKRSMA, via the coding sequence ATGGATGATTGGACGAAGGCAGAAGCTTTGCAAGCCGAAGTTGGACTTGAAGATGGCCGAGATCCGAAATTCTATGGCCCCTATTTGGCGCGACGAAATGCGGGGCGGCGTGATCAGATCACCAAGGGGATTAGCCAATGGTTTGGCGCGTTCGACGGGTACCGGATCGTCGCACAGTTGGGCATGTTCCACGACGACAGCATCGCTCGGTATCAATATGTAGAAACACGGGCAACGCATCGTAGACGTGGAATATGTAGCGCATTGTTGCGCTGGGCCGTGCGCCGAATGCTGACGTTGTCATTGTGGCTGAGGCCGACACCGATGCTGGACGTTTGTACCGTAAAGTGGGATTTGCCCACGCTGAAACGATCTATGGCATAG
- the ubiG gene encoding bifunctional 2-polyprenyl-6-hydroxyphenol methylase/3-demethylubiquinol 3-O-methyltransferase UbiG, producing MQTAQTTVDPAEIAKFEAMAAEWWDLEGKFKPLHMLNPTRLDYITRQIAAEFDRDLMADKPFDGLRILDIGCGGGLLCEPMARLGADIVGADAAERNIPVAQVHAEQSGLDIDYRFTTAEDMAAAGEQFDIVLNMEVVEHVASPLSYLTACQQLLKPEGLHICSTINRNPKSFAMAIVGAEYVMRWLPKGTHEFNKFITPDELFALLEQAGLNPVDRKGFKFDFLGWSWSISDSDMSVNYVTAALKPA from the coding sequence ATGCAAACCGCACAAACAACAGTTGATCCCGCAGAAATTGCCAAGTTCGAGGCCATGGCCGCCGAATGGTGGGATCTTGAGGGGAAATTCAAGCCGCTTCATATGCTCAACCCGACGCGGCTGGATTATATCACCCGCCAGATTGCGGCAGAATTTGATCGCGACTTGATGGCGGATAAGCCATTCGATGGCTTGCGGATTCTGGATATCGGCTGCGGTGGCGGATTGCTGTGCGAACCTATGGCGCGGCTTGGTGCAGATATAGTCGGGGCTGATGCGGCTGAACGAAACATTCCAGTCGCCCAAGTCCACGCTGAACAATCTGGGCTGGACATCGATTACCGTTTTACGACGGCCGAAGACATGGCCGCAGCCGGTGAACAGTTTGACATCGTGTTGAACATGGAAGTCGTGGAACACGTGGCGAGCCCGTTGTCCTATTTAACAGCCTGCCAACAGCTGCTGAAACCCGAAGGGCTGCACATCTGTTCGACCATCAACCGCAACCCGAAAAGTTTTGCTATGGCCATTGTCGGCGCGGAATACGTAATGCGCTGGTTGCCGAAAGGCACTCATGAATTCAACAAATTCATCACGCCAGACGAATTGTTTGCGCTGCTGGAACAGGCGGGCCTTAATCCAGTAGATCGCAAAGGTTTCAAGTTCGATTTTTTGGGATGGAGCTGGTCAATCTCAGACAGCGACATGTCGGTTAATTACGTCACCGCTGCGCTGAAGCCTGCCTAA
- the pip gene encoding prolyl aminopeptidase has translation MDKASGQKRAVSHLYAPIDPFDQQMLDVGDGHRIYVEQCGNPDGIPVVVFHGGPGGGCSPMMRRYFNPAVYRIILFDQRGCGRSRPHASVENNTTWHLVADIELIRTTLGIADWVVFGGSWGATLALIYAQAHPEHVLHLVLRGVFLSTQRELDWFYGGGAGAFWPEVWENFENLIPVEERGDMIAAYHRRLFSGDAMIETRYARAWAGWENALASIDSTGAGGSGPAEYARAFARLENHYFSHGCFLTAEQQILNNMDKIAHIPGIIVQGRFDMICPPVSAHTLADLWPASRLIMVPKAGHALSEPGISAELVLSMDAIAITKMITN, from the coding sequence ATGGACAAAGCCTCAGGACAAAAACGCGCGGTGTCGCATCTTTATGCACCAATCGATCCATTCGATCAGCAAATGTTGGACGTGGGCGACGGGCATCGCATCTATGTTGAACAATGTGGCAATCCTGACGGGATCCCTGTGGTTGTTTTTCATGGCGGGCCTGGCGGTGGGTGCAGCCCTATGATGCGGCGTTATTTCAACCCAGCGGTGTATCGTATCATCCTGTTCGATCAGCGCGGCTGCGGGCGTTCCCGTCCCCATGCCAGTGTTGAAAACAACACGACATGGCATCTGGTTGCCGACATTGAACTTATTCGCACCACATTAGGGATCGCAGATTGGGTCGTATTTGGTGGCAGCTGGGGTGCGACGCTGGCATTGATCTACGCGCAGGCGCATCCAGAACACGTTTTGCATCTGGTCCTGCGCGGTGTGTTCCTGAGCACGCAACGGGAACTGGACTGGTTTTATGGCGGCGGCGCGGGCGCGTTTTGGCCTGAGGTCTGGGAGAATTTCGAGAACCTGATTCCAGTTGAGGAGAGGGGCGACATGATCGCTGCCTACCACCGACGACTGTTTTCTGGCGATGCAATGATCGAAACCCGCTACGCCCGCGCTTGGGCTGGGTGGGAAAATGCGCTGGCGTCAATTGATAGCACTGGTGCGGGTGGATCAGGCCCGGCGGAATACGCACGCGCCTTCGCACGACTGGAAAATCACTATTTTAGCCATGGGTGTTTCCTGACCGCGGAACAGCAAATCCTGAACAATATGGACAAAATTGCCCATATCCCTGGGATCATCGTGCAAGGCAGGTTCGATATGATCTGCCCGCCCGTTTCGGCCCACACTCTTGCAGATTTGTGGCCGGCCAGTCGCCTGATCATGGTGCCAAAAGCCGGCCACGCCCTGTCTGAGCCAGGCATTTCAGCCGAACTTGTGCTGTCAATGGACGCAATCGCCATCACAAAAATGATCACAAACTAA
- a CDS encoding ABC transporter permease: MLSILKIVLQRLGLGLVTLFVVSIVIFIAVNSLPGDFAEAILGQGATPESVATIRRDLGLDQPLVMRYLEWLKGMLTLDLGTSFAQLNFANFGGAGTTTVAEQIAPRLKNTMFLAAVTACIAVPLAVTLGILAALYRNTAFDKAANMFTLSSISSPEFFMAYVLILFLAVLNPIFPSLSNIYDGMAFSERLEKSMLPALTLTLVVTAHMMRMTRAAIISLLASPYIEMARLKGLSPIRVIVVHALPNALAPIINVVALNLAYLITGVVVVEVVFVYPGIGQLFVDSVKIRDIPVVQACCLIFAAAYILLNLTADVLSIISNPRLRHPK, encoded by the coding sequence TTGCTCTCAATCTTGAAGATTGTTCTTCAACGTCTAGGACTGGGGCTCGTAACCCTTTTTGTCGTGTCGATCGTGATCTTTATCGCGGTTAATTCGCTCCCCGGCGACTTCGCGGAAGCCATTTTAGGGCAGGGCGCGACCCCCGAATCCGTTGCAACCATTCGCCGCGACCTTGGTCTCGATCAGCCTCTCGTCATGCGGTATCTTGAATGGCTGAAGGGGATGCTGACCCTCGATCTTGGCACAAGTTTCGCGCAGCTGAACTTTGCGAACTTTGGCGGCGCTGGTACCACGACTGTTGCCGAACAGATTGCACCACGTCTAAAGAATACGATGTTTCTTGCCGCAGTGACGGCCTGTATCGCAGTGCCGCTGGCTGTGACATTGGGCATCTTGGCAGCATTGTATCGCAACACTGCATTCGACAAAGCGGCGAACATGTTCACGCTCAGCTCAATCTCCAGCCCTGAATTTTTCATGGCATATGTGCTGATCCTGTTCCTCGCTGTGCTGAACCCGATCTTCCCTAGTCTGTCCAATATCTATGACGGCATGGCGTTTTCTGAACGGCTTGAGAAATCCATGTTGCCTGCCCTGACGCTGACGCTTGTTGTGACAGCGCACATGATGCGGATGACGCGCGCGGCGATTATAAGTTTGCTGGCCTCGCCTTATATTGAAATGGCGCGGCTTAAAGGTCTGTCGCCTATTCGTGTGATCGTCGTGCATGCGCTGCCCAACGCGCTGGCGCCGATTATTAACGTCGTTGCACTGAACCTCGCTTATCTCATCACTGGTGTTGTCGTGGTTGAAGTGGTGTTCGTCTATCCCGGCATCGGGCAGCTGTTTGTGGACAGCGTGAAAATTCGTGACATCCCTGTGGTGCAGGCCTGCTGCCTGATCTTTGCGGCGGCGTATATATTGCTGAATCTGACGGCGGACGTCCTGTCCATCATCTCCAACCCACGTTTGAGGCATCCAAAATGA
- a CDS encoding ABC transporter permease: MSGFVWFAIIIAGLLVAAYLFRLAGQAITSNAPKFRDMTFGVAFGYVFGAALFVWAVYYYFQPKITEAGTPNAGVIFFRWAVQGFIIASIAAFLFRILGRAVGTETTKKLFRSMPLTASFGILVIILYAITAIFAGSIAPYGESEILGAANVLAGGDIAAGGDPAYPLGTDQIGRDILSRLIYGARNTVGIAFITTCLAFFIGGSLGFLAATLQGWLDQLLSRSVDVLMAIPSLIFALLLMTIASAWAVKLGVPLTIFMVLIIAVIDSTRVYRLARAVGLNIVVMDYIEAAKLRGEGLSYLVFKEILPNAMAPLLAEFGLRFCFVFLTIAALSFLGVGIQPPLADWGTMVRDLGPFINFAAFIPTAAVTPLLAAGAIALLTVAVNFVVDWMLHKTSGLQE, translated from the coding sequence ATGAGCGGCTTTGTTTGGTTTGCAATTATCATCGCGGGCCTGTTGGTGGCCGCATATCTGTTCCGTCTCGCGGGACAGGCGATCACCAGTAATGCGCCCAAGTTTCGGGATATGACGTTTGGCGTTGCGTTCGGGTATGTCTTCGGCGCCGCATTGTTTGTCTGGGCGGTGTATTATTATTTTCAACCCAAGATTACCGAGGCTGGAACGCCGAACGCTGGGGTCATTTTCTTTCGCTGGGCGGTGCAGGGATTTATTATCGCAAGTATCGCAGCGTTCTTGTTCCGCATATTGGGTCGTGCTGTTGGAACCGAGACAACCAAAAAGCTGTTTCGATCAATGCCGCTGACCGCATCGTTCGGTATTCTTGTGATCATCCTGTATGCAATCACCGCGATTTTTGCGGGCAGCATTGCACCCTACGGCGAATCAGAAATTCTTGGTGCTGCGAATGTACTGGCGGGTGGCGATATCGCAGCGGGAGGTGATCCTGCCTATCCGCTTGGCACGGACCAAATCGGCCGCGATATCTTAAGTCGCCTGATCTATGGCGCGCGCAACACTGTTGGCATCGCCTTTATCACGACGTGTTTGGCGTTCTTCATTGGTGGCAGCTTGGGCTTTCTGGCGGCCACATTACAAGGCTGGCTTGACCAACTCCTGTCGCGGTCGGTTGATGTGTTGATGGCGATTCCATCGCTGATTTTCGCCCTACTTCTGATGACCATCGCCAGCGCGTGGGCTGTCAAACTCGGCGTGCCGCTGACGATCTTCATGGTGCTGATTATTGCGGTGATTGACAGTACACGCGTCTATCGTCTGGCCCGCGCCGTGGGTTTGAACATTGTGGTGATGGACTATATCGAGGCTGCAAAGCTGCGCGGCGAAGGCCTCAGCTATCTTGTCTTTAAAGAAATCCTTCCCAACGCAATGGCACCGCTGCTGGCAGAATTCGGCCTGCGGTTCTGCTTTGTGTTCCTGACGATTGCGGCGCTTTCATTCCTTGGCGTAGGTATTCAGCCACCTCTTGCGGATTGGGGTACAATGGTGCGTGATCTTGGCCCATTCATCAATTTCGCGGCCTTTATTCCGACGGCAGCTGTCACGCCGTTGTTGGCAGCGGGCGCGATCGCGCTGCTGACTGTCGCAGTCAACTTCGTTGTCGACTGGATGCTGCATAAGACATCGGGGTTACAGGAATGA
- a CDS encoding ABC transporter ATP-binding protein, with protein MSDLLTVKDLWIEGRSDETWNPIINGCSLTLKKGEVLGMIGESGAGKSTIGLACMGYTRDGVRISKGSVVFDGIDLVTASAAVKRNLLGKRIAYVAQSAAASFNPAHKIIDQHTEAPVQHGVSGRSESVEDGIELYRKLRLPNPEEIGFRYPHQVSGGQLQRAMTAMAMSCRPDLIIFDEPTTALDVTTQIEVLASIRQIVEEYHTAAIYITHDLAVVAQMADRIKVLLKGDEVEEADTRTMLSDPQEDYTKSLWAVRAFQRPTKPPVSPGSVPVVSVRNITAAYGTTDVLHDVSFDIHAGRTVAVVGESGSGKSTAARCITGLLPPRMGEIAFDGEVLPANYKKRSKEQLRQAQMIYQMADTALNPRKTIGQIIGRPVQFYMGLTGAKKRERVNELLNQIELEPSQYFNRLPSELSGGQKQRVGIARALAAEPKFIICDEVTSALDQLVAEGILRLLADLQDTLGLSYMFITHDLATVKSIADEVVVMKDGNVVEQGPKTSMFTPPHHAYTDLLLSSVPEMDPDWLSDLLKERGVDNIGDAAVKNM; from the coding sequence ATGAGCGATCTTCTCACCGTTAAGGACCTTTGGATTGAAGGCCGGTCTGACGAGACGTGGAACCCGATTATCAACGGCTGTAGCCTGACCCTGAAAAAGGGTGAAGTGCTGGGAATGATCGGGGAGTCCGGTGCGGGCAAGTCGACAATCGGTCTGGCATGTATGGGCTATACCCGCGACGGGGTTCGGATTTCCAAGGGGTCGGTCGTTTTTGACGGTATTGATCTGGTCACAGCGTCCGCTGCGGTGAAACGCAATTTACTGGGCAAACGTATTGCCTATGTCGCGCAATCTGCCGCTGCGTCGTTCAATCCTGCGCACAAGATTATCGACCAACATACTGAAGCTCCCGTGCAGCATGGAGTCAGTGGGCGCAGTGAAAGTGTCGAAGACGGGATTGAACTGTACCGAAAGCTGCGCCTCCCGAACCCCGAAGAGATCGGGTTTCGCTATCCGCACCAAGTATCCGGTGGCCAATTGCAGCGGGCGATGACGGCAATGGCGATGTCGTGCCGCCCTGATCTGATTATCTTTGACGAACCGACAACGGCATTGGATGTGACGACGCAGATCGAAGTTCTCGCGTCTATTCGTCAGATCGTGGAAGAGTATCACACCGCTGCGATCTATATCACCCACGATCTTGCGGTTGTGGCCCAAATGGCGGACCGGATCAAAGTGCTGCTGAAGGGCGATGAAGTTGAAGAGGCGGATACCCGAACCATGCTTTCGGACCCTCAGGAAGACTACACCAAGTCTTTGTGGGCTGTGCGTGCATTCCAGAGGCCGACCAAACCACCGGTGTCGCCAGGTTCGGTGCCTGTCGTATCCGTCCGCAACATCACGGCTGCCTATGGAACGACCGACGTGCTGCATGATGTGAGTTTTGATATTCACGCGGGTCGAACAGTGGCTGTCGTGGGCGAATCAGGCTCAGGTAAATCGACCGCCGCGCGCTGCATTACGGGTCTGCTGCCTCCGCGCATGGGTGAGATCGCGTTTGATGGCGAAGTGCTGCCAGCTAACTACAAAAAACGGTCCAAAGAACAGCTGCGTCAGGCACAAATGATTTATCAGATGGCCGACACCGCGCTGAACCCGCGCAAGACAATTGGTCAGATTATTGGCCGTCCTGTGCAATTCTACATGGGCCTAACGGGTGCCAAAAAGCGTGAGAGGGTGAACGAGCTCCTCAATCAGATCGAGCTTGAGCCGTCACAGTATTTTAACCGTCTCCCGTCAGAACTTTCGGGTGGTCAAAAGCAGCGCGTTGGTATTGCCCGTGCGTTGGCCGCTGAGCCGAAATTCATCATTTGCGACGAAGTGACGTCAGCATTGGACCAATTGGTTGCTGAGGGTATTTTGCGCCTGCTGGCAGATCTACAGGACACGCTTGGGCTGTCCTATATGTTCATCACACACGATCTCGCGACTGTGAAATCAATCGCAGACGAGGTTGTGGTAATGAAAGATGGTAATGTGGTGGAGCAGGGACCAAAGACGTCCATGTTTACGCCGCCGCATCATGCTTACACGGATTTGCTGCTAAGTTCGGTCCCAGAAATGGACCCGGATTGGCTGTCGGATTTGTTGAAAGAACGGGGCGTCGACAATATTGGTGATGCTGCCGTTAAAAATATGTGA
- a CDS encoding ABC transporter substrate-binding protein, which translates to MYGISRRGLLQSGVAAGVLAATGLPLRAQTRGGKLTAGLSGANTSDSWDARTHSDLYMIASAQGAVFDSLTEVAADGSLVGELAESWEASSDAKVWTFNLRQGVTFHNGKSFGADDVIESLQMHLGEESKSAAKPIVESIVEMTKITEHQVQLSLAAGNADLPYLLSDYHILMYPAGQIEEAIAQGIGTGLYRVTAFDPGVRMTATRYADHYKGDSAGYFDDIEYIAINDNTARMNALMTGQVDAINRIDFKTESLLRANPALRIQEVSGNQHYIFPMLTNVAPFGDVNVRRALKYGLDRQEMVDKILQGHGTVGNDSPIGPANQYYHAEMEQLEFDPDKSKFYLREAGLDSLDIDLSASNAAFEGAVDAAQLFQASASQAGININVVQEPADGYWSNVWMNKPFCASYWSGRATEDWMFSTAYEEGAPWNDSQWDSDDSARFQELLLLARAELDSDTRREQYHEMQQILRDDGGVLLPMFANNVQAVNNRISSPETVGGVWQMDNARMAERWSVA; encoded by the coding sequence ATGTATGGAATTAGCAGACGTGGATTACTGCAATCTGGTGTTGCGGCGGGTGTACTCGCTGCCACTGGTTTGCCGCTTCGGGCGCAAACGCGTGGCGGTAAGTTAACTGCGGGCCTTTCGGGCGCGAACACGTCCGATAGCTGGGATGCGCGTACCCACTCAGACCTTTATATGATCGCATCTGCACAAGGTGCTGTCTTTGATAGTCTTACGGAAGTTGCAGCAGATGGTAGCCTTGTTGGTGAATTGGCTGAAAGCTGGGAAGCCAGTTCGGACGCCAAAGTTTGGACGTTCAATCTGCGTCAGGGCGTGACGTTCCATAACGGTAAGTCCTTTGGCGCTGACGACGTAATCGAATCGCTGCAAATGCACCTTGGTGAAGAGTCCAAGTCTGCAGCCAAGCCGATTGTCGAAAGCATCGTTGAGATGACGAAGATTACCGAACACCAAGTGCAGCTGTCGCTTGCTGCAGGTAACGCCGACTTGCCATATCTGCTGTCAGACTATCACATCCTCATGTACCCAGCGGGCCAGATCGAAGAAGCAATCGCGCAGGGTATTGGTACCGGACTCTATCGCGTAACAGCCTTTGATCCGGGCGTTCGTATGACTGCAACGCGGTATGCCGATCACTATAAAGGCGACAGCGCTGGCTACTTTGATGACATCGAATACATCGCGATCAACGACAACACAGCGCGGATGAACGCGCTGATGACGGGTCAAGTTGATGCCATCAACCGGATCGATTTCAAAACCGAAAGCCTGCTGCGCGCCAACCCTGCGTTGCGCATTCAAGAAGTATCAGGCAACCAGCACTACATTTTCCCGATGCTGACGAATGTTGCACCGTTCGGTGATGTAAATGTGCGCCGCGCACTAAAGTACGGTCTGGATCGCCAAGAGATGGTGGACAAAATCCTTCAAGGTCACGGCACTGTCGGAAACGATTCGCCAATTGGCCCAGCCAACCAGTATTACCATGCTGAAATGGAGCAGTTGGAATTTGATCCAGACAAGTCCAAGTTTTACCTGCGCGAAGCTGGCCTCGATAGCCTAGACATTGATCTATCGGCTTCCAATGCGGCGTTTGAGGGCGCCGTTGACGCAGCACAGCTTTTCCAAGCGTCTGCATCGCAAGCCGGAATTAACATCAACGTCGTGCAGGAGCCGGCTGATGGGTATTGGTCCAATGTTTGGATGAACAAGCCGTTTTGTGCATCATACTGGTCGGGCCGCGCGACTGAGGATTGGATGTTCTCAACCGCCTACGAGGAAGGCGCACCTTGGAATGACAGCCAGTGGGACAGTGACGATTCTGCACGCTTCCAAGAGCTTCTGTTGTTGGCACGCGCTGAACTCGATAGTGATACGCGCCGCGAGCAGTATCATGAGATGCAACAGATCTTGCGTGACGATGGCGGTGTGTTGCTGCCGATGTTCGCGAACAATGTGCAGGCTGTGAACAACCGTATCTCATCGCCGGAAACCGTCGGCGGGGTTTGGCAGATGGACAACGCACGTATGGCTGAACGCTGGTCCGTGGCGTAA
- the rimP gene encoding ribosome maturation factor RimP codes for MSELIARAAMDRRITEIITPTVEDLGFEVVRVRLMTGKESILQIMAQRPDGTIEVDDCGEISTAVSALLDVEDPIKDVFTLEVSSPGIDRPLTRFKDFVQWDGNEAKIETEELIDGRRRFKGMLRGVEGDEVLIEIEDKGEPVTIGLKFEWLTDAKLVLTEDLIRGVLRGRKDAGQIDETQFDEVETVLSGSDEEKK; via the coding sequence ATGTCTGAACTGATCGCCCGCGCGGCAATGGATCGCCGTATAACAGAAATCATCACCCCGACCGTTGAGGATCTGGGGTTTGAGGTTGTGCGCGTGCGTCTGATGACAGGCAAGGAATCGATCCTGCAAATCATGGCGCAAAGGCCTGATGGTACGATTGAGGTCGACGACTGTGGAGAGATCAGCACGGCGGTATCGGCGCTTCTGGACGTAGAAGACCCGATTAAAGATGTTTTCACCCTCGAAGTATCGTCCCCCGGCATTGATCGCCCGCTCACGCGGTTTAAGGATTTCGTGCAATGGGATGGCAATGAGGCCAAGATCGAAACCGAAGAATTGATCGACGGGCGCCGCCGTTTCAAAGGTATGTTGCGCGGTGTCGAGGGCGACGAAGTCCTGATCGAGATCGAAGATAAGGGTGAGCCGGTTACGATTGGTTTGAAATTTGAATGGCTGACGGATGCCAAGCTGGTGCTGACGGAAGATTTGATCCGCGGCGTTCTTAGGGGTCGCAAGGATGCGGGCCAGATCGATGAAACACAATTTGACGAAGTTGAGACCGTGTTGAGCGGCTCTGACGAGGAGAAGAAATAA